The Bacillota bacterium region GACCGGTGCAGGCTCGTGCGGGTCACCGCCACCGTGGGCGAAGGGATCCACGTAGGGGTACGAAGAGCTGTCCTGGTTTACGGGGACCAGCCGTTGGATGACCGGTCCGAGCACCATGTTGCTGTCAAACAGGTTGCTGACGCCCACCTGGGCGAGAAGCTCGCTCAGGTCCAGGGTGCGGGCTTTGCTTCCCTGGTCCCCGTGCAGAGCCTTCCGAATGAGGAGATACCGGGACACAGTGACTCCTGCGGCACTGGCCTCTCGATACAAGCGAGCGCGGGCCTCGTAGACAAACACCGTACCGCCCGCGCGGTGGCGCATCAAGGAACGTTCTACGGCCTGATAAGCAGCATCAGGTGCCAACGAGAGATCATTTCCAATCATGCGCAGGCGAACGAATGCGATGAACACAACGTTTCGCTGACTGGGAGAAAGGTACCCGAGGTGCCAGGCTTGGTCCAAGAGACGGGTTAGCGCGTCTGCGAGGTCGAGGCCCGCCACGGAAACGCTCCGCAGCAAGTGCGACGCATGGGCGTTCAATGGCTCAGCGGTAAGAACGCGACCGGACCGATCGAGAGCCAAGTTGAGGCTCGGGTTGAGGTCTATGGCCACCACGGCGGCTGGTCCGGCTAGGGCGGCCCAGAGACTCCACATCAAAGCCAAGAGGAACACCGCGGCCGCAAGCGCACAGCGCTTCCACGGGCCGATCTGCACCCACGCGCGCCAAGCCCGGGGGCCGGCCAAGCGTTCTGCTGGTACCCGGGGGTTTTCCGCTGCGACGGTATTTACCGGTGGCTGCTCCCTCAGGAGGGTGATACAATCAGCGGTTAAGATGTCGCATGGTACGGAAGCACTGGAGCGCCTAGCCGGATCGGGGACCGCACGCAGCCGGTAGCAGGCTCCAATCCGGGGAACAGGGCCGCGGAACGGCACCTCCAGGAAAAAACCGTTGTCTGTCAGTACCACGGCCTTATCGCCATTGACCGCTACCACTAGAGCGCCGCGGTCTGAGTTCGTGCTACTCTGCGTCATCGGACGGTCTCTCCATCCATTTCACGCCGCGAGACCGCAGACGTACACTCATGTTTGCCGACCTTCCCCTTGGGATATATACGCGGGCTAAAACACCCTCCGGGGGGTTGACGCAACCCGGTTTTGGAGCCGCTGCCCTTACCCCCCGAAATCACAGGCGTCCGTACGTATTAGTCGTAAGCATCATAGCTGGTTTGGCCAACGGTGTCCAGATGCTTGAGGCACCCGGGAGGTGATGACCTGTGTGCGGACCGCGGTGCAGGCGCAGTCTTATGCGCCTTCTTCTGACAGTGGTTCTTGTCGCATGCGTCGCGGTCACGGCTGGTGCCCCCACACGGGCATTGGTCCAAAACGACCTTGGTGCAGCAGCAGGTGCTTCGGTGAGCGGTACGCAAGGAGTTACAGAGGGTGGGACCGAGGTGCTTGACGGCACGGTGCAGCCAGCTCCAGGTTCGGTGCAGGACACCCTTGAGGGAGGAGCGAGCAGCCTCCAGCTCGGCGTCGAAGGCACCGCGGGCCCGCTCCAAAGTGCGATCACGGATTCGGCCAGCCCCGTCCAGGGTGCCGCCGAAGGTGCTGTGGAAGCGGTTAGCCAAGGTATCTCGGGGACCACAGGAACGCTGCAGGACGCCGTTGGGAACGTGGGCGGGGGCTTGGAGGATGCGCTGCGTGGTGTCGTGGATAGGGCTACAGCCCCCTTACAGGAAAATGCCGGCTTGCCCGGCCTGGGGGGTGCCGGTGAGAATCCGGCCCCGGCCGCTGAAGCCCCGGAGGAGCGGCCGGTGCCCGAACGCGTGCTGGCAATTATCGTCTGCGACCATGGAGCCACTAGTCGTACCCTGGAAGCTCTCTCCGCCCTTGGCGTAACTGGTGGCGTTGTGTTCCAGCACCTACCCATGGTGGCGGTTGCCGTCGACGCTCGCCAGTTGGCCATGCTGAGGAGGGTGCCGGGTGTCCGGTCGGTGTTCCTGGACCGACCTCTAGAGTGCTACCTCAACGAAAGCGTTCCCACCATCGGCGCTCCTGCGGTCTGGCATGTCCTGGGATTCACCGGGCGCGGGGTGACGGTGGCCGTGGTTGACACGGGCATTGATGCCACACACCCCGACCTGTTGTTTGGGGGCAAGACGGTTGAAAACGTGAAGGTGGCAGGTGGGCGGAGCTTGCTCGAGGGCTCGGGGTTCGAGGGTTTTGTACTGCCCGTGTACCTGACGCGTCAGCTGGTCACGGACACTACCAGCGGTCACGGGACTCATGTGGCTGGTATCGTTGCGGGAACTGGATCCGCGAGTAGCGGTGCCCGCAACGGCGCGTACGTGGGGGTGGCGCCGGGCGCCTCGCTGGTTGGGATCGGTACCGGAGAAGGGTTGTCGCTGTTTTCGGTCCTGGAGGCCTTCGACTGGATCCTTGCTAACAAGGAGCGCTACAACATCCGCGTGGTTAACAACAGCTGGGGCACTTCCGGGCAGTTCAATCCTGATGATCCCATAAACGTGGCGACGCGAGCCCTCTATGATCGGGGCATAGTGGTGGTTTTCGCTGCTGGCAACAGTGGGCCCAGCCCCGACACGCTGAACCCTTACGCGGTGGCGCCGTGGGTGACCGGCGTGGCGGCTGCCTGCAAGGAAGGAGATGTGGCGGACTTCTCCTCGCGGGGTGTACCGGGCGACGACCTGTACCGGCCGACCGTAACTGCCCCAGGGGTGGCCATCGTATCTGCCCGGACCAAGACGGTGGGCATCACTGCCCTTGCAGCCGCTGACGATTCCAGTGGCATCCCGCCCGATTTCATCCCGTTCTATACCACCATGAGCGGTACGAGCATGGCGGCTCCCCACGTCGCGGGTGTGGTCGCCCTCATGCTCGAGGCAAATCCGCGCTTGGACCCGGAGACGGTGAAGGAGATCCTGATCAACACGGCCCGGCCGATGGGGGGCCGTCTGCCCTACGAGGTGGGCGCAGGCCTCGTCGATGCTGAGGCGGCGGTACGGGAGGCACTGACCCTCGACACGCCCGAGAAGATCCGTGCTTATCGAGTCCGGGAAGCGAGGAACCAGGACGCTGTGGACGGATCCTGGGCCACCGTAGCAGGAACCCTGGGTCCATCCCTGACGTACGCAATAGGTGACGGGGTCTTTTATACCGTCAAGGTGCCGCCCCGCACGGTGCGGCTGTGGGTCAGGTTGTCTTGGGACAGCGAACTCAACGACCTCGACCTATTTGTGACCTCCCCGGATAGCGCTCAGAGGATTGCGTCTCAGCGCTTCCAGATCATGGAGGGTGGTGCGTGGGAGAGTGTGATCGTCGAGTCGCCCATGGAGGGTGCCTGGACGGTGAGCGTGCGCGGCTGGTTGAACGCTCCGACCGCGTACCGCCTTTCTTACCGCGTCAGCGCGGCAGTTACCGGTCAGCCCGGAGAGTCCGGCAGCGGGGGGCCCGGCGGCGATGCTGGCGCAGGCGGTGGCACGGTGGGGGAACCCCAGCCTGGTGACGGCACCGGCACCCCTCAGGAGCCCGGGAGGGATCACACGCGAACGCCCGGCGGGGCTGCACCGGGCGGTCAGACAAGTGGTGGCTGGGGCGGTACGGAGGTAGCAAGGGGCGCTAGCGCGGGTCAGGGTGGCCCCTCAGAGGGTAGTGGGTACGCAGGAGGGCAGGCCGGTGGTGCTAAACTACTGGCTGCTACTGACAATGAGCGGCGCAACCTGGTCTGGCAGTGGGCGCTGGCTCGGGGGCAAGTCCGCGCGGGCACGTTTCTGCCTATTGCTGGCGGAAGGTTCTTAGACGTAGCGGATCACTGGGCTGCGCCAACCCTGACCTTGCTCGCGGAGTTGG contains the following coding sequences:
- a CDS encoding S8 family serine peptidase; protein product: MPERVLAIIVCDHGATSRTLEALSALGVTGGVVFQHLPMVAVAVDARQLAMLRRVPGVRSVFLDRPLECYLNESVPTIGAPAVWHVLGFTGRGVTVAVVDTGIDATHPDLLFGGKTVENVKVAGGRSLLEGSGFEGFVLPVYLTRQLVTDTTSGHGTHVAGIVAGTGSASSGARNGAYVGVAPGASLVGIGTGEGLSLFSVLEAFDWILANKERYNIRVVNNSWGTSGQFNPDDPINVATRALYDRGIVVVFAAGNSGPSPDTLNPYAVAPWVTGVAAACKEGDVADFSSRGVPGDDLYRPTVTAPGVAIVSARTKTVGITALAAADDSSGIPPDFIPFYTTMSGTSMAAPHVAGVVALMLEANPRLDPETVKEILINTARPMGGRLPYEVGAGLVDAEAAVREALTLDTPEKIRAYRVREARNQDAVDGSWATVAGTLGPSLTYAIGDGVFYTVKVPPRTVRLWVRLSWDSELNDLDLFVTSPDSAQRIASQRFQIMEGGAWESVIVESPMEGAWTVSVRGWLNAPTAYRLSYRVSAAVTGQPGESGSGGPGGDAGAGGGTVGEPQPGDGTGTPQEPGRDHTRTPGGAAPGGQTSGGWGGTEVARGASAGQGGPSEGSGYAGGQAGGAKLLAATDNERRNLVWQWALARGQVRAGTFLPIAGGRFLDVADHWAAPTLTLLAELGIVRGVRVAQGVALYPDRAITRAEQVAMLGRALAYIEGRPDPASAPHGRAIFGDVVGHWAEPYVTDLFARGLVRGVPEKGGAPRFFPENQGTRAQAAVLIARALGLPEQVMGSPEYDVPFVDARGHWAEGAICSLWQAGLVSGCPGRVFEPDRAITRAEFATLIMRLLASKVAGQPVATGGGGR